In one window of Candidatus Sulfuricurvum sp. RIFRC-1 DNA:
- a CDS encoding DUF3995 domain-containing protein, translated as MTIITILSILALSLIGLLHFYWALGGKVGMDIAVPTKDGNRLINPGKIATVIVGIALFGFAMIAYVLYFYDLSSSSYREYFIISGWILSGIFTLRGIGEFNAVGLFKKIKSSEFAYYDTRFYTPFALSMGLVFAFLAYRVY; from the coding sequence ATGACCATTATAACCATTCTATCCATTTTAGCATTGAGCCTGATCGGATTGCTCCATTTTTATTGGGCATTGGGTGGAAAGGTCGGGATGGATATTGCAGTACCGACAAAGGACGGAAATAGATTAATAAATCCCGGCAAGATAGCGACAGTTATCGTGGGAATAGCTTTGTTTGGGTTTGCGATGATCGCATATGTACTCTATTTTTATGATCTCTCTTCATCGTCATATCGTGAGTATTTCATTATCAGCGGGTGGATACTATCGGGAATATTTACCCTCCGAGGTATTGGTGAGTTTAATGCCGTCGGTTTGTTCAAAAAAATAAAATCATCCGAATTTGCATACTATGACACCCGTTTTTATACTCCGTTTGCACTGTCTATGGGGTTGGTTTTTGCATTTTTAGCGTATCGGGTATACTGA